The genomic stretch AAATAAATAGGTTGAAGTCTATCAGTTTTTACTATTATAAAATCTAAAATATCTAAAAATACTTTATCTTCAAAATTAACAGAAAAAAGAATAGTGGGTCTTTTATTAAATTCACCCCTAAGTTTTTCCCAAAATTCATTATAGAAAGCAAGCATTTTAATTCTTTTTATATCTTGTGTTGAAATTATAAATTTATCTCTATCTTTATAGTCACCATAGATTTTATAAAAGGATATTCTTCCACTTTCATCATGGCTTACATTAAAAGGAGTACTTATTTTTATTAAATTTAGGAAATTTTCTTCTACTGTATAGTCATAATTTGTTGATATAATTGAAGAAAAGATATTGGAATCAAAGATATTTCTATAAAAAGTCAAATCAGCTTTATTTTCCATAGAAAAAATATTGCTGATGATTTCAACAATTTCTTTTTTATCATAAAGAACTTTATCCATTAACCTTTGTACTAGCTCAGGTAAAGATAAATTATTATCCAAAACAATAACATCTCTATCTGTTACTGATAATAAATTTCTTATAATTAATTTATTTGTTGGCAATGAGATTAACTCATTGAAATTTCCTCCTATGAAAAGATTAAGCTTCATATTGTTATCTAACATATCTTTGTCCTCCTATGTGACTATACTGTTCTTTATAATTTTATCATATATAAAGATATTTATCCATAATTTTAAAATATTTTTTTTAATTTTTTTGAAAAATTAAAAAAAAATGTTATTATATACCAAATATAAAAATTATTGAGGTATAGCTATGCATGATATTTCTAAAATTTTTCTAACATTTGTACAACTTTTTTTACAGTATGTTTGGGTGGCAAATTTATTTTTCATTATTGTTATCATTATGATAGAGAAAAAAAATCCCTTGTATACAATTTTATGGATATTTTTATTAACACTTGTGCCTTATGTTGGATTTTTTATTTATTTATTTTTTGGTTTAACTTTTAAGAAAAAAAGAGTTGCAAGTAAAATTTATAAAATTAAAAAATTAAGAAGTAGAAAAAAT from Fusobacterium simiae encodes the following:
- a CDS encoding SIR2 family protein, with the translated sequence MLDNNMKLNLFIGGNFNELISLPTNKLIIRNLLSVTDRDVIVLDNNLSLPELVQRLMDKVLYDKKEIVEIISNIFSMENKADLTFYRNIFDSNIFSSIISTNYDYTVEENFLNLIKISTPFNVSHDESGRISFYKIYGDYKDRDKFIISTQDIKRIKMLAFYNEFWEKLRGEFNKRPTILFSVNFEDKVFLDILDFIIVKTDRLQPIYLYAGDEIEKLLADKNIISFINKYSIEIIKGENKEFLSNIKEKFYGERKSGDVQQNYA